The following are encoded together in the Dyella terrae genome:
- a CDS encoding pilus assembly PilX family protein produces MARRQTRARGFALVAALLLLVVLTLVAFAGLRGTLLQQKMSAHQYDRQIAFQHAEAALRVAQSRLISHPEEIARNCQSQTVACLASPFNDPGLPKGSIHTVDGRDFTVSQVAPGQPQYVIENMGDWVDPEQGVAVEQSANARNYGSHSESSRRYYRITARSSDPAITDGRVLVILQATLEQRR; encoded by the coding sequence ATGGCTCGGCGACAAACGAGGGCGCGCGGCTTCGCGCTTGTGGCGGCTCTGCTACTGCTCGTCGTGCTCACCTTGGTCGCATTCGCGGGCCTGCGCGGCACGCTGCTGCAACAGAAGATGTCGGCGCATCAGTATGATCGTCAGATCGCGTTCCAGCATGCGGAGGCAGCGCTACGCGTGGCGCAGTCACGTCTGATCAGCCATCCCGAAGAGATTGCGCGCAACTGTCAGAGCCAGACAGTGGCCTGCCTTGCCAGCCCGTTCAACGATCCCGGTCTGCCGAAGGGCAGTATCCATACCGTGGATGGCCGTGACTTCACCGTGTCGCAAGTGGCCCCTGGCCAGCCTCAGTACGTGATCGAGAACATGGGTGACTGGGTCGATCCGGAGCAGGGTGTGGCGGTGGAACAAAGCGCGAATGCCCGCAACTACGGGAGCCACTCGGAGAGCTCACGACGGTATTACCGCATCACGGCGCGGAGTAGCGATCCGGCCATCACAGATGGACGCGTGCTGGTCATCTTGCAGGCCACGCTGGAGCAGCGCCGCTAG